The following are encoded together in the Neomonachus schauinslandi chromosome X, ASM220157v2, whole genome shotgun sequence genome:
- the PDZD11 gene encoding PDZ domain-containing protein 11: MDSRIPYDDYPVVFLPAYENPPAWIPPHERVYHPDYNNELTQFLPRIVTLKKPPGAQLGFNIRGGKASQLGIFISKVIPDSDAHRAGLQEGDQVLAVNDVDFQDIEHSKAVEILKTAREISMRVRFFPYNYHRQKERTVH, translated from the exons ATGGACAGCCGGATTCCTTATGATGACTACCCCGTGGTCTTCCTGCCTGCCTATGAGAATCCCCCAGCATGGATCCCACCTCATGAG AGGGTATATCACCCAGACTACAACAATGAGTTGACCCAGTTTCTGCCCCGAATTGTCACACTGAAGAAACCCCCTGGAGCTCAG TTGGGATTTAATATCCGAGGAGGAAAGGCCTCCCAGCTAGGCATCTTTATCTCCAAG GTGATTCCCGACTCGGATGCACATCGGGCAGGACTTCAGGAAGGGGACCAAGTCCTAGCTGTGAATGATGTGGATTTCCAAGACATTGAGCACAGTAAG GCTGTTGAGATCCTGAAGACAGCCCGTGAAATCAGCATGCGTGTCCGCTTCTTTCCCTACA atTATCATCGTCAAAAAGAGAGGACTGTACACTAG
- the ARR3 gene encoding arrestin-C, whose product MAKSSRVYKKTCSNGKLALYLGKRDFVDHVDMVDPIDGVVLVDPDYLKDRKMFVTLTCAFRYGHDDLDVIGLTFRKDLYVQVQQVFPPESTSPQGSLTVLQERLLQKLGDNAHPFTLQMAVNLPCSVTLQPGPEDAGKACGIDFEVKSFCAENLEEKISKRDSVRLVVRKIQFAPTEPGPGPCAQTTHRFLLSAQPLQLQAWMDREVHYHGKPISVNVSINNCTNKVIKKIKISIDQITDVVLYSLDKYTKTVFIQEFTETIAANSSFSKSFAVTPLLAANCQKQGLALDGKLKHGDTNLASSTILQPGMNKELLGILVSYKVKVNLMVSGGGILGDLIASDVGVELPLILMHPKPSHEAASSEDIVIEEFTQQEHRGEESQEAVAEGDEGS is encoded by the exons ggTGTATAAGAAGACCTGCTCCAATGGGAAG CTTGCCCTCTACCTGGGGAAACGGGACTTCGTGGACCATGTGGACATGGTGGATCCCATTG ATGGTGTGGTCCTGGTTGACCCTGATTACTTAAAAGATCGAAAGA TGTTTGTCACGTTGACATGTGCCTTCCGCTATGGCCACGATGACTTGGATGTGATTGGCCTGACGTTCCGCAAAGATCTGTACGTACAGGTGCAGCAAGTGTTCCCACCTGAGTCCACCAGCCCCCAAGGGTCCCTCACAGTCCTACAGGAGCGACTGCTGCAAAAGCTGGGGGACAATGCCCACCCCTTTACCCTGCAG ATGGCTGTTAACCTCCCCTGTTCGGTGACACTGCAGCCAGGGCCTGAAGATGCAGGGAAG GCCTGTGGGATTGATTTTGAAGTGAAGAGTTTCTGTGCTGAAAATCTGGAGGAGAAAATCTCCAAGAG AGACTCCGTGCGGTTGGTGGTTCGGAAAATACAGTTTGCACCCACGGAGCCAGGCCCTGGCCCCTGTGCCCAGACTACCCACCGCTTCCTTCTGTCAGCTCAGCCCCTACAGCTGCAGGCCTGGATGGACAGGGAG gtTCACTACCACGGCAAACCCATCTCTGTCAATGTTTCTATCAACAACTGCACCAACAAGGTCatcaaaaaaatcaagatttcaa TTGACCAGATCACAGATGTTGTCCTGTATTCCTTAGACAAGTACACCAAGACCGTGTTCATTCAGGAGTTCAC gGAGACTATAGCTGCTAACTCCAGCTTCTCTAAGAGCTTCGCAGTAACCCCACTCCTGGCTGCCAACTGCCAGAAACAGGGCCTGGCGCTGGATGGCAAACTCAAGCATGGTGATACCAATCTGGCCTCTAGCACAAT TCTTCAACCTGGAATGAACAAGGAGCTCCTGGGGATCCTGGTGTCCTACAAAGTGAAAGTCAACCTGATGGTGTCTGGTGGAGG CATCCTAGGTGACCTGATAGCCAG TGATGTTGGTGTGGAGCTGCCCCTGATCCTGATGCATCCAAAGCCATCACATG AGGCTGCAAG CTCTGAGGACATAGTCATTGAGGAGTTTACTCAGCAGGAGCACCGCGGGGAGGAGAGCCAGGAGGCTGTGGCAGAGGGGGATGAGGGAAGCTGA